One genomic region from Rattus norvegicus strain BN/NHsdMcwi chromosome 10, GRCr8, whole genome shotgun sequence encodes:
- the Srsf1 gene encoding serine/arginine-rich splicing factor 1 isoform X1, whose amino-acid sequence MSGGGVIRGPAGNNDCRIYVGNLPPDIRTKDIEDVFYKYGAIRDIDLKNRRGGPPFAFVEFEDPRDAEDAVYGRDGYDYDGYRLRVEFPRSGRGTGRGGGGGGGGGAPRGRYGPPSRRSENRVVVSGLPPSGSWQDLKDHMREAGDVCYADVYRDGTGVVEFVRKEDMTYAVRKLDNTKFRSHETYLKRWIKNALD is encoded by the exons ATGTCAGGAGGTGGTGTGATTCGTGGCCCGGCAGGGAACAACGACTGCCGCATCTACGTGGGTAACCTACCTCCAGACATCCGAACCAAGGACATTGAGGACGTGTTTTACAAATACGGCGCTATCCGCGACATCGACCTGAAGAACCGCCGCGGGGGACCGCCCTTCGCCTTCGTTGAGTTCGAGGACCCGCG AGACGCGGAAGATGCGGTGTACGGTCGCGACGGCTACGATTACGACGGCTACCGTCTGCGGGTAGAGTTTCCCCGAAGCGGCCGTGGGACCGGCCGAGGCGGCGGCGGGGGTGGAGGCGGCGGAGCCCCGAGAGGCCGCTATGGCCCGCCATCCAGGCGGTCTGAAAACAGAGTGGTTGTTTCTG GACTGCCTCCGAGTGGAAGCTGGCAGGACTTAAAGGATCACATGCGTGAAGCAGGTGATGTATGTTATGCTGATGTTTACCGAGATGGCACTGGTGTCGTGGAGTTTGTACGGAAAGAAGATATGACGTATGCAGTTCGAAAACTGGATAACACTAAGTTTAGATCTCATGAG ACATATCTGAAGAGATGGATTAAGAATGCTTTGGATTAA
- the Srsf1 gene encoding serine/arginine-rich splicing factor 1, whose product MSGGGVIRGPAGNNDCRIYVGNLPPDIRTKDIEDVFYKYGAIRDIDLKNRRGGPPFAFVEFEDPRDAEDAVYGRDGYDYDGYRLRVEFPRSGRGTGRGGGGGGGGGAPRGRYGPPSRRSENRVVVSGLPPSGSWQDLKDHMREAGDVCYADVYRDGTGVVEFVRKEDMTYAVRKLDNTKFRSHEGETAYIRVKVDGPRSPSYGRSRSRSRSRSRSRSRSNSRSRSYSPRRSRGSPRYSPRHSRSRSRT is encoded by the exons ATGTCAGGAGGTGGTGTGATTCGTGGCCCGGCAGGGAACAACGACTGCCGCATCTACGTGGGTAACCTACCTCCAGACATCCGAACCAAGGACATTGAGGACGTGTTTTACAAATACGGCGCTATCCGCGACATCGACCTGAAGAACCGCCGCGGGGGACCGCCCTTCGCCTTCGTTGAGTTCGAGGACCCGCG AGACGCGGAAGATGCGGTGTACGGTCGCGACGGCTACGATTACGACGGCTACCGTCTGCGGGTAGAGTTTCCCCGAAGCGGCCGTGGGACCGGCCGAGGCGGCGGCGGGGGTGGAGGCGGCGGAGCCCCGAGAGGCCGCTATGGCCCGCCATCCAGGCGGTCTGAAAACAGAGTGGTTGTTTCTG GACTGCCTCCGAGTGGAAGCTGGCAGGACTTAAAGGATCACATGCGTGAAGCAGGTGATGTATGTTATGCTGATGTTTACCGAGATGGCACTGGTGTCGTGGAGTTTGTACGGAAAGAAGATATGACGTATGCAGTTCGAAAACTGGATAACACTAAGTTTAGATCTCATGAG GGAGAAACTGCCTACATCCGGGTTAAAGTTGATGGGCCCAGAAGTCCAAGTTATGGAAGATCTCGATCTCGAAGCCGTAGTCGTAGCAGAAGCCGTAGCAGAAGCAACAGCAGGAGTCGCAGTTACTCCCCAAGGAGAAGCAGAGGATCACCACGCTATTCTCCCCGTCATAGCAGATCTCGCTCTCGTACATAA